In the Takifugu flavidus isolate HTHZ2018 chromosome 11, ASM371156v2, whole genome shotgun sequence genome, one interval contains:
- the c11h10orf53 gene encoding LOW QUALITY PROTEIN: UPF0728 protein C10orf53 homolog (The sequence of the model RefSeq protein was modified relative to this genomic sequence to represent the inferred CDS: inserted 2 bases in 1 codon), protein MLHKAVFVARPKPSTPRAARVTLCYGXSKGGVHHRSCCLQGLQSTFIQAVHVVFLEEMSARDRVELLVNGMFVFTCDRKRLQFGGDGKLDPLCKEAVIAVENAH, encoded by the exons ATGTTACATAAAGCTGTCTTTGTTGCT CGACCCAAACCAAGCACGCCCAGAGCCGCGCGGGTGACACTCTGCTACGG GTCTAAAGGGGGCGTTCACCACAggagctgctgccttcagggtcTCCAGAGTACGTTTATTCAGGCTGTGCATGTTGTCT TCCTGGAAGAGATGAGCGCCCGGGACAGGGTGGAGCTGTTGGTTAACGGGATGTTCGTCTTCACATGTGACAGAAAGCGGCTGCAGTTTG GTGGAGATGGGAAACTGGACCCTCTTTGCAAAGAGGCTGTCATCGCAGTGGAGAATGCTCACTGA
- the chata gene encoding choline O-acetyltransferase encodes MPVLNQEPGKDFNDSDGLPRLPLPPLRDTLDMYLRCMKHLVTEEQFAKTQILVKQFEAPGGVGELLQSKLAERREKSVNWVYDYWLNDMYLNNRLALPVNSSPVMVFPQQNFRAQIDPLRFAAHLISGVLEYKSLLDARALPVDYARGQLAGTAMCMEQYYRLFTTYRLPGHERDTLVAQESSVMPEPEHIIVACKNQFFVLDVVINFRRLNERDLLTQLSKIAKMADSKEEELPSIGLLTSDGRTEWANSRSVLMKESTNRDSLDMIERCLCLVCLDDASGADLSDTTRAMLMLHGGGPAKNGGNRWYDKPMQFVVGADGCCGVVCEHSPFEGIVLVQCTEYLLKYMIGSPSKLVRAASVSELPAPRRLRWKCTPEVHKLIASSADRLQRLVDNLDINVYKFHNYGKEFIKKQKMSPDAYIQVALQLAYYRCHGRPVSTYESASIRRFREGRVDNIRSATPEALAFVKAMTDGNRSTKDTEKMEMLRAAIAAQTKYTILAITGKAIDNHLLGLREIAQELKMEKPEIFRDEAYLISNQFLLSTSQVPTSVDMFCCYGPVLPNGYGACYNPQSDYIIFSVSSFHESPQTCSAEFVESLARGLLDMQDLCNKCNAPPDSDIKRQGQRSHTQTSTDWQNTKSTGQVGQSQTQESHTPSSSRGDAQALKHEI; translated from the exons ATGCCAGTCCTAAACCAAGAGCCCGGCAAAGATTTTAACGACAGCGAT GGACTTCCCAGGTTGCCACTCCCTCCTCTAAGAGACACATTGGACATGTACCTGAGGTGCATGAAGCATCTTGTGACAGAGGAGCAGTTCGCCAAGACCCAAATTCTGGTGAAGCAGTTTGAAGCCCCTGGTGGAGtgggggagctgctgcagagcaaactcgcagagaggagggagaagtcAGTGAACTGG GTTTACGACTACTGGCTAAATGACATGTACCTGAATAACAGACTGGCTTTGCCTGTCAACTCCAGTCCTGTCATGGTCTTCCCACAGCAGAACTTCAGAGCTCAAATCGACCCCTTGCG ATTTGCTGCGCACCTCATTTCTGGAGTTCTGGAGTACAAATCACTTCTTGATGC GCGTGCCCTGCCTGTGGACTACGCCCGTGGTCAACTGGCCGGAACAGCCATGTGCATGGAGCAGTACTATCGCCTCTTCACCACCTACCGCCTGCCGGGACATGAGAGGGACACCCTGGTCGCCCAGGAGAGTAGCGTGAtgccagaaccagaacacatCATCGTGGCTTGTAAGAACCAG TTCTTTGTTCTGGATGTGGTGATCAACTTCCGCCGACTCAACGAAAGAGACCTGCTGACTCAGCTGAGCAAGATTGCCAAGATGGCCGACAGCAAAGAAGAAGAGCTCCCCTCCATCGGCCTTCTCACTTCAGATGGACGGACAGAGTGGGCCAACTCCCGTAGCGTGCTAATGAAAG AATCCACAAACCGGGACTCTCTGGACATGATCGAGCGTTGTCTGTGCTTGGTGTGTCTGGATGATGCCTCTGGGGCTGATCTCAGCGATACCACACGCGCCATGCTGATGCTCCATGGAGGAGGTCCAGCCAAGAATGGGGGCAACCGCTGGTATGACAAGCCCATGCAG TTTGTCGTAGGAGCCGACGGCTGCTGCGGGGTTGTATGTGAGCACTCGCCATTCGAAGGGATCGTCCTCGTGCAATGCACCGAATATCTGCTGAAATACAT GATCGGCAGCCCGTCGAAACTGGTCAGAGCTGCCAGTGTGAGCGAACTGCCTGCGCCTCGCCGACTTCGCTGGAAGTGCACGCCAGAGGTTCACAAGCTCATCGCTTCTTCTGCAGACAGGCTACAGAG GCTGGTGGATAATCTGGACATTAATGTCTACAAATTCCACAACTATGGGAAGGAGTTtataaagaaacagaaaatgagtCCAGACGCCTACATTCAGGTTGCCCTTCAACTGGCCTACTATCG ATGCCACGGACGACCAGTTTCCACCTATGAGAGCGCCTCAATACGGCGTTTTCGGGAAGGCCGAGTGGACAACATCCGCTCAGCCACGCCAGAGGCCCTGGCTTTCGTCAAGGCGATGACTGATGGAAACCGTAGCACAAAG GATACAGAAAAGATGGAGATGTTACGAGCTGCCATTGCAGCACAGACAAAGTACACTATCCTG GCCATAACTGGTAAGGCAATAGACAATCATTTACTGGGATTACGTGAAATTGCACAGGAGTTGAAGATGGAAAAGCCGGAAATCTTCCGAGACGAGGCCTATCTCATCAGTAACCAGTTCCTTCTTTCCACAAGTCAG GTTCCTACATCTGTTGACATGTTCTGCTGCTATGGACCTGTGCTTCCAAACGGATACGGAGCGTGTTACAACCCTCAGTCCGATTACATCATCTTCTCCGTGTCCAGCTTCCATGAGAGCCCGCAGACCTGCTCGGCAGAATTTGTGGAGTCACTGGCGCGGGGCCTGCTGGACATGCAGGATCTGTGCAATAAATGTAATGCTCCCCCGGATTCAGACATAAAAagacagggtcagaggtcacacactCAAACAAGCACAGACTGGCAGAACACAAAATCCACGGGGCAGGTTGGTCAGAGCCAAACGCAGGAGAGCCACACCCCATCGTCTTCTCGGGGGGATGCACAAGctttaaaacatgaaatataA
- the slc18a3a gene encoding probable vesicular acetylcholine transporter-A isoform X2, producing MTNGARDGGLQKAADRAQDAASHSNFTNVTRETKGNFDLQIGVLFASKAILQLLVNPLSGTFIDRVGYDIPLFIGLNVMFLSTLIFAFADNYATLFLARSMQGLGSAFADTSGIALIADRYTEEKERSKALGIALAFISFGSLAAPPFGGVLYQFAGRRVPFLILACICLADGIMCLAVLKPFSSRERENMPVGTPIYKLMIDPYIAVVAGALTVCNIPLAFLEPTIASWMEENMHASQWEIGMTWFPSFFPHVLGVYLTVKLAAKYPHLQWFYGAIGMVFIGASSCTVPACKNFGQLMIPLCGICFGIAFVDTALLPTLGFLVDVRHVSVYGSVYAIADISYCVAYALGPVVAGQIVHDLGFVQLNLGMGLANMLYAPALLLLKNVTSMKPSFSEQNMLLEDGPTGLYDTIKMEQREKKRKGMCTTINENGIETFVQRSCSEEESSGGEYA from the exons ATGACGAACGGCGCAAGGGACGGAG GGCTACAGAAGGCAGCGGACCGCGCTCAAGACGCTGCGTCGCACAGCAACTTCACTAACGTCACCAGAGAAACCAAGGGGAACTTCGACCTGCAGATCGGGGTTCTTTTCGCCTCCAAGgccatcctgcagctcctggtgaaCCCGCTGAGCGGCACCTTCATAGACCGGGTCGGCTACGATATTCCACTCTTCATTGGTCTCAATGTCATGTTTCTGTCCACCCTCATTTTCGCCTTCGCTGATAATTACGCGACGCTGTTCCTGGCGCGCAGCATGCAGGGCCTCGGCTCGGCGTTCGCGGACACGTCGGGGATCGCCCTGATCGCTGACAGGTAcacggaggagaaggagaggagcaaAGCGCTGGGCATCGCACTGGCCTTCATCTCTTTTGGGAGCCTCGCGGCGCCCCCCTTTGGAGGGGTCCTCTATCAGTTCGCTGGGAGGCGGGTGCCCTTTCTGATCCTGGCCTGCATCTGCCTGGCTGATGGGATCATGTGCCTGGCTGTGCTGAAACCATTTTCCAgccgagagagagaaaacatgcCGGTGGGCACCCCCATCTACAAACTTATGATTGACCCGTACATCGCTGTGGTGGCTGGGGCTCTCACGGTCTGCAACATCCCCCTCGCCTTCCTGGAGCCGACTATTGCCAGCTGGATGGAAGAAAACATGCATGCCAGTCAGTGGGAAATCGGCATGACATGGTTCCCCTCCTTCTTCCCTCATGTTCTGGGTGTGTATCTCACTGTCAAATTAGCAGCCAAGTACCCTCACCTCCAGTGGTTTTACGGGGCCATAGGCATGGTGTTCATAGGCGCCAGCTCATGTACAGTCCCGGCTTGTAAAAACTTTGGGCAGCTCATGATCCCGCTGTGCGGAATCTGTTTCGGCATCGCCTTCGTTGACACCGCGCTTCTGCCCACGCTGGGTTTCCTGGTGGACGTGCGACACGTGTCGGTGTACGGCAGCGTGTACGCCATCGCAGACATCTCATACTGTGTGGCATATGCCCTCGGGCCCGTGGTGGCCGGGCAGATAGTGCACGACCTGGGTTTCGTTCAGCTCAACTTGGGCATGGGGCTCGCCAATATGCTTTACGCACCggcactcctcctcctgaagaacGTGACGAGCATGAAGCCTTCGTTCTCGGAGCAAAATATGCTTCTGGAGGACGGCCCGACGGGACTGTACGACACAATTAAGATGGAGCAacgggagaaaaaaagaaagggaatgTGCACAACAATCAACGAGAACGGCATTGAAACCTTCGTGCAAAGGTCCTGTTCTGAGGAGGAATCATCGGGGGGAGAATATGCGTAA
- the slc18a3a gene encoding probable vesicular acetylcholine transporter-A isoform X1: MEQEGTTEGKAPNLAQSAASKLSQMGERTKQLGDVIQDPVRQKRIILVIVCIVLLLDNMLYMVIVPIIPDYLEGLQKAADRAQDAASHSNFTNVTRETKGNFDLQIGVLFASKAILQLLVNPLSGTFIDRVGYDIPLFIGLNVMFLSTLIFAFADNYATLFLARSMQGLGSAFADTSGIALIADRYTEEKERSKALGIALAFISFGSLAAPPFGGVLYQFAGRRVPFLILACICLADGIMCLAVLKPFSSRERENMPVGTPIYKLMIDPYIAVVAGALTVCNIPLAFLEPTIASWMEENMHASQWEIGMTWFPSFFPHVLGVYLTVKLAAKYPHLQWFYGAIGMVFIGASSCTVPACKNFGQLMIPLCGICFGIAFVDTALLPTLGFLVDVRHVSVYGSVYAIADISYCVAYALGPVVAGQIVHDLGFVQLNLGMGLANMLYAPALLLLKNVTSMKPSFSEQNMLLEDGPTGLYDTIKMEQREKKRKGMCTTINENGIETFVQRSCSEEESSGGEYA, encoded by the coding sequence atggaGCAAGAGGGAACCACAGAGGGGAAAGCCCCTAATTTGGCACAATCTGCAGCCTCCAAACTGTCCCAAATGGGAGAAAGAACTAAACAACTGGGCGATGTAATCCAAGACCCTGTGCGGCAGAAACGGATAATTCTCGTGATTGTCTGTATTGTACTTTTATTAGACAACATGCTTTACATGGTGATTGTTCCGATTATACCCGATTACCTTGAAGGGCTACAGAAGGCAGCGGACCGCGCTCAAGACGCTGCGTCGCACAGCAACTTCACTAACGTCACCAGAGAAACCAAGGGGAACTTCGACCTGCAGATCGGGGTTCTTTTCGCCTCCAAGgccatcctgcagctcctggtgaaCCCGCTGAGCGGCACCTTCATAGACCGGGTCGGCTACGATATTCCACTCTTCATTGGTCTCAATGTCATGTTTCTGTCCACCCTCATTTTCGCCTTCGCTGATAATTACGCGACGCTGTTCCTGGCGCGCAGCATGCAGGGCCTCGGCTCGGCGTTCGCGGACACGTCGGGGATCGCCCTGATCGCTGACAGGTAcacggaggagaaggagaggagcaaAGCGCTGGGCATCGCACTGGCCTTCATCTCTTTTGGGAGCCTCGCGGCGCCCCCCTTTGGAGGGGTCCTCTATCAGTTCGCTGGGAGGCGGGTGCCCTTTCTGATCCTGGCCTGCATCTGCCTGGCTGATGGGATCATGTGCCTGGCTGTGCTGAAACCATTTTCCAgccgagagagagaaaacatgcCGGTGGGCACCCCCATCTACAAACTTATGATTGACCCGTACATCGCTGTGGTGGCTGGGGCTCTCACGGTCTGCAACATCCCCCTCGCCTTCCTGGAGCCGACTATTGCCAGCTGGATGGAAGAAAACATGCATGCCAGTCAGTGGGAAATCGGCATGACATGGTTCCCCTCCTTCTTCCCTCATGTTCTGGGTGTGTATCTCACTGTCAAATTAGCAGCCAAGTACCCTCACCTCCAGTGGTTTTACGGGGCCATAGGCATGGTGTTCATAGGCGCCAGCTCATGTACAGTCCCGGCTTGTAAAAACTTTGGGCAGCTCATGATCCCGCTGTGCGGAATCTGTTTCGGCATCGCCTTCGTTGACACCGCGCTTCTGCCCACGCTGGGTTTCCTGGTGGACGTGCGACACGTGTCGGTGTACGGCAGCGTGTACGCCATCGCAGACATCTCATACTGTGTGGCATATGCCCTCGGGCCCGTGGTGGCCGGGCAGATAGTGCACGACCTGGGTTTCGTTCAGCTCAACTTGGGCATGGGGCTCGCCAATATGCTTTACGCACCggcactcctcctcctgaagaacGTGACGAGCATGAAGCCTTCGTTCTCGGAGCAAAATATGCTTCTGGAGGACGGCCCGACGGGACTGTACGACACAATTAAGATGGAGCAacgggagaaaaaaagaaagggaatgTGCACAACAATCAACGAGAACGGCATTGAAACCTTCGTGCAAAGGTCCTGTTCTGAGGAGGAATCATCGGGGGGAGAATATGCGTAA
- the rgra gene encoding retinal G protein coupled receptor a: protein MVSSYPLPEGFSDFDVFSLGSCLLVEGLLGFFLNAVTVVAFLKMRELRTPSNFLVFSLALADMGISMNATIAAFSSFLRYWPYGSDGCQTHGFQGFVTALASIHFVAAIAWDRYHQYCTRTKLQWSSAITLAVFIWLFCAFWSAMPLIGWGEYDYEPLRTCCTLDYSKGDRNYVSYLIPMAIFNMVIQVFVVMSSYQSIAEKFKKTGNPRFNPSTPLKAMLLCWGPYGILAFYAAVENANLVSPKLRMMAPILAKTCPTINVFLYALGNENYRGGIWQFLTGEKIEAPQIENKSK, encoded by the exons ATGGTTTCGTCGTACCCTTTACCGGAGGGCTTCTCCGACTTCGACGTGTTCTCTCTGGGATCTTGTCTGCTGGTGGAGG GTCTGCTGGGTTTCTTTCTGAATGCGGTGACAGTCGTCGCCTTCCTCAAGATGAGGGAACTGAGGACCCCCAGCAATTTCCTGGTGTTCAGCTTAGCGTTGGCTGACATGGGCATCTCCATGAACGCCACCATCGCCgctttctccagcttcctgag GTACTGGCCCTACGGCTCTGATGGATGCCAGACTCACGGCTTCCAGGGCTTTGTGACGGCTCTCGCCAGCATCCACTTTGTAGCTGCCATCGCCTGGGACAGATACCACCAGTACTGCACCA GGACCAAGCTGCAGTGGAGCTCCGCCATCACTCTGGCTGTCTTCATCTGGCTGTTCTGCGCCTTCTGGTCTGCCATGCCTCTCATTGGCTGGGGCGAGTACGACTACGAGCCCCTCAGGACCTGCTGCACCCTGGACTACAGCAAGGGAGACAG GAACTACGTCTCCTACTTGATCCCCATGGCCATCTTCAACATGGTCATCCAAGTGTTCGTTGTCATGTCATCATATCAGTCCATCGCTGAGAAGTTTAAGAAGACTGGAAACCCCAGG ttcaatCCCAGCACCCCTCTGAAAGCCATGCTGTTGTGCTGGGGGCCCTACGGAATTCTGGCCTTTTACGCCGCTGTGGAGAACGCCAACTTGGTCTCTCCAAAGCTCAGAATG ATGGCTCCCATCCTGGCCAAGACCTGCCCCACCATCAACGTCTTCCTGTATGCTTTGGGGAATGAGAACTACAGAGGGGGCATCTGGCAGTTCCTGACCGGGGAGAAGATCGAAGCACCTCAGATCGAGAACAAGTCCAAATAA
- the lrit1a gene encoding leucine-rich repeat, immunoglobulin-like domain and transmembrane domain-containing protein 1a, whose amino-acid sequence MFLFLFLGLYVATGKLVTSVSSCPSQCSCFYHNLSDGSKARSVICNDPEISVVPVGFPADTSKLRIEKTAIQRIPSEAFNYLSSLEFLWMSFNTLSALNPDSFRGLFNLEELRLDGNALTAFPWESLMDMPSLRLLDLHNNQLTVLPAEATTYIRNLTYLDLSSNSLLTLPAEVLSTWLAAKPVQGPESTKMILGLHDNPWVCDCRLYDLVQFQKFPTLSVAFIDTRLRCSAPESVSGVLFSDTELRRCQLPRIHTAVARVRSAVGNNVLLRCGTIGVPIPDLTWRRADGQAVNGTVQQETSKDGITWSILSVPGVSYRDSGKYICKASNYAGNAEAVITLIISNLPKPEGNQTSNDKKAKVKKPNQLGKAAYQEKLVARYVAAKSSPSSRPGLDPGLLTEPSPDAASYSLAVRATPTAATASNPEALLDLEKTNLSNLAANASSLQQDPDRVVRSVKVVGDTDNTISLNWRAPKAKNTTAFSVLYAVFGERDMRKINVGAGQNRVTIEGLVPRTKYIACVCVRGLIPKKEQCVIFSTDEAASATGTQRLINVIVITVACIIAVPLTVIVCCGALKRRIKKYWGKKSKDIQDSYVTFETLSPGTKAKGLEGDYLNRLNPEESNRLLSARSSLDSEATAKIEGQPNEYFC is encoded by the exons ATGTTCCTTTTCCTGTTCCTGGGGCTCTATGTGGCCACAGGTAAACTTGTCACTTCCGTGAGTTCCTGCCCGTCACAGTGCAGCTGTTTCTACCACAACCTGAGTGATGGATCAAAGGCCAG GAGTGTTATTTGCAACGATCCTGAGATCTCCGTTGTGCCTGTCGGGTTCCCTGCTGATACGTCCAAACTGCGGATTGAGAAGACAGCCATCCAGCGGATACCAAGTGAAGCCTTCAACTACCTCTCTAGTCTGGAATTCCTGTGGATGTCTTTCAACACGTTGTCCGCCTTGAACCCGGACAGCTTCCGAGGCTTGTTCAACCTCGAAGAACTTCGTCTGGACGGGAATGCCCTCACGGCCTTTCCTTGGGAATCCCTCATGGATATGCCCAGTCTCAGACTTCTCGATTTGCACAACAACCAGCTCACGGTGCTGCCGGCGGAGGCCACCACGTACATCAGGAACCTCACCTACCTGGATCTGTCCAGCAACAGTCTCCTGACCCTGCCAGCAGAGGTGCTCTCCACCTGGCTGGCGGCAAAGCCAGTGCAGGGACCAGAGAGCACGAAGATGATTCTTG GTCTCCATGACAACCCTTGGGTGTGTGACTGCCGACTTTACGACCTGGTCCAGTTCCAGAAGTTTCCCACTCTTTCGGTGGCGTTCATCGACACGCGGCTAAGGTGTTCAGCTCCTGAGAGCGTTTCCGGGGTCTTGTTCAGCGACACGGAGCTACGTCGATGTCAACTCCCGCGTATCCACACAGCTGTGGCACGAGTCCGGAGCGCTGTCGGGAACAACGTGCTCCTTCGCTGTGGGACCATTGGGGTTCCCATCCCAGATCTCACGTGGCGCAGGGCAGATGGCCAAGCTGTTAATGGGACGG TCCAACAGGAAACCTCAAAAGATGGAATCACCTGGTCCATCCTGAGTGTTCCAGGGGTGTCCTATCGTGATTCAGGGAAATACATCTGCAAAGCCAGTAACTATGCTGGGAACGCTGAAGCCGTCATTACTCTCATCATCTCTAACTTGCCAAAACCAGAAGGGAACCAAACCAGCAATGACAAGAAGGCCAAAGTCAAGAAACCCAATCAGTTGGGCAAAGCTGCCTACCAGGAGAAACTGGTTGCCAGATATGTTGCTGCAAAATCAAGCCCCTCGTCAAGGCCTGGCCTGGATCCAGGCCTTCTGACTGAGCCCAGCCCTGATGCAGCCAGTTACAGCCTGGCTGTCAGGGCCACACCTACAGCCGCCACCGCCTCAAATCCCGAGGCTCTGTTGGACCTGGAGAAGACTAACCTGAGCAACCTTGCGGCCAATGCCTCATCACTGCAGCAGGACCCAGACAGAGTGGTCCGCTCGGTAAAAGTGGTGGGCGACACAGACAACACAATTTCTCTTAACTGGAGAGCTCCCAAGGCCAAAAACACGACCGCTTTTAGCGTACTGTACGCTGTGTTCGGAGAGAGGGACATGAGGAAGATCAATGTCGGGGCTGGACAGAACCGAGTCACTATCGAAGGCCTGGTACCCAGGACCAAGTacattgcatgtgtgtgtgtgagagggctGATTCCCAAGAAGGAACAGTGTGTCATTTTCTCCACTGATGAAGCAGCCAGTGCTACCGGCACCCAGAGGCTGATCAACGTTATCGTGATCACAGTGGCCTGCATCATCGCGGTCCCACTCACAGTCATCGTGTGCTGCGGGGCGCTCAAGAGACGCATTAAGAAATATTGGGGAAAGAAATCCAAGGACATCCAAGATTCATATGTGACCTTTGAAACGCTGTCACCAGGCACAAAGGCTAAAGGACTCGAGGGTGATTATTTAAACAGACTAAACCCAGAAGAGTCCAACAGGCTACTGTCGGCCCGCTCCAGCCTGGACTCTGAGGCCACAGCTAAGATAGAGGGACAGCCTAATGAGTACTTCTGCTGA